From the Brachyhypopomus gauderio isolate BG-103 chromosome 5, BGAUD_0.2, whole genome shotgun sequence genome, one window contains:
- the proser2 gene encoding uncharacterized protein proser2: protein MDFHVHSNPRLHYGLNGSMSHHSKDDALQFLSLEEKECILFFEETIDSLQTGLEDDSVASSSGRVTAKEHLRTSASSATHRTPTTALSPSQMDHDIIDLVHSSPHFTTPDFQSQAKFEGKPTRDSMAFPDPTLSAPSAVSDSSEESNYHPPPGYVPTPVVIASRLAEHQSAGVSPSLPSMLLQRRRSMEAQRNQPSKCGPPTHAKPARLPDNICMTRGGCDPSPHSIAVAAVNLQERRSQMLANLPPNAHPLEGGEPNHVRSTPTRSVSFTDPTLNASRMEALSKLGLTGSNTAPAVTGTGAVCSKVESSGFGGLSGSSGWSGSGGSSGSGGLSGRSGLSGSSGSGGSGGLSGSSGFSGRSGSGGSSSSSGSSGSGGFRSSRPASLVINKAGRSPDIASSSAHTSVTRASNSPDTSASLKNSSVNAAESGHSSSYEQKPKSEIGASNFNIYGGKSAVITAADPPAVVSYNRRSSAPVSAASAEVSHRDFNNYGGKTIMLNPIVSSKSEPVSDQRGASGPPVKQEPADTQFNSYGIRSKVITPSTVHAGHSPTSTVTARTSLGDLDSPTGSRSSVFPLAKAEGQSKAQSPKNSHEARPSHPDPVPQPVVRARPPAMQASPAPRPPRPTSSQSVQRPHMPPEVLSMFAPKSSLRAEGVTVQFSGKGTTEETRRDALRKLGLLRKTS, encoded by the exons ATGGATTTTCACGTTCACAGCAATCCACGCCTTCACTATGGACTCAATGGCTCAATGTCTCACCACTCT AAGGATGATGCCCTGCAGTTTCTCagcctggaggagaaggagtgtATTCTTTTCTTTGAGGAGACAATCGATTCCCTGCAGACAGGTTTAGAGGACGACAGTGTAGCGTCGTCATCTGGAAGAGTCACAGCCAAGGAGCACCTGCGCACTTCAGCCAGTTCGGCCACACACCGGACACCTACCACTGCCCTGTCCCCCAGCCAGATGGACCATGACATCATTGACCTGGTCCACTCCTCACCTCACTTCACCACACCAG ATTTTCAGAGTCAAGCCAAGTTTGAGGGGAAGCCCACAAGGGATTCCATGGCCTTCCCTGACCCCaccctctctgccccctccGCAGTCTCTGATTCGTCAGAGGAGAGTAACTACCATCCTCCCCCTGGCTACGTCCCCACCCCCGTGGTCATCGCCAGCAGGCTCGCCGAACACCAGAGCGCTGGTGTTTCGCCCTCGCTTCCCTCCATGCTGCTCCAGCGCAGACGTAGCATGGAAGCCCAGCGCAACCAGCCCTCCAAATGTGGCCCGCCCACGCATGCCAAGCCGGCCCGCCTCCCTGACAACATCTGCATGACGCGGGGCGGTTGCGACCCCAGCCCCCACTCCATTGCTGTGGCAGCTGTCAACTTGCAGGAGCGACGGTCGCAGATGCTGGCCAACCTCCCCCCCAATGCCCACCCTCTGGAGGGGGGGGAGCCCAACCATGTTCGCAGCACGCCCACCCGGAGTGTGTCCTTCACAGATCCCACACTGAACGCATCCAGGATGGAGGCGCTGTCAAAGCTGGGCCTTACGGGGAGCAATACGGCACCAGCTGTCACGGGAACAGGAGCGGTGTGCTCTAAGGTGGAGAGCAGTGGCTTCGGTGGCTTGAGTGGCAGCAGTGGCTGGAGTGGCAGCGGTGGCAGCAGTGGTAGCGGTGGCTTGAGTGGCAGGAGTGGCTTGAGTGGCAGCAGTGGTAGCGGTGGCAGCGGTGGCTTGAGTGGCAGCAGTGGCTTCAGTGGCAGAAGTGGTAGCGGTGGCAGCAGTAGCAGCAGTGGCAGCAGTGGCAGTGGTGGCTTCAGGAGCAGCAGACCTGCTAGCTTAGTCATTAACAAAGCTGGTCGCAGTCCCGATATAGCTAGCAGTAGTGCTCACACCTCCGTTACACGTGCTAGTAACAGTCCTGACACCAGTGCCAGTCTAAAGAACAGCAGCGTAAATGCCGCTGAATCAGGCCACAGCAGCAGCTATGAGCAAAAACCGAAGAGTGAAATTGGTGCTAGCAACTTTAACATCTATGGGGGAAAATCAGCTGTAATCACAGCTGCTGACCCCCCTGCAGTTGTCAGCTACAACAGAAGGTCTAGTGCTCCAGTATCGGCAGCGAGTGCGGAGGTGTCACACCGTGACTTTAACAACTATGGTGGAAAGACCATCATGTTGAATCCCATAGTGAGCTCCAAGTCCGAGCCCGTCTCTGACCAAAGAGGTGCCAGTGGTCCCCCAGTCAAGCAGGAGCCCGCAGACACCCAGTTCAACAGTTATGGCATCAGATCCAAAGTTATAACCCCTTCCACTGTTCACGCCGGCCACTCGCCGACGAGCACTGTCACGGCCAGGACCAGTCTTGGCGACCTCGACAGTCCAACTGGCAGTAGATCCAGTGTCTTCCCGCTCGCTAAAGCAGAAGGGCAGAGCAAGGCTCAGTCGCCCAAGAACAGCCATGAGGCCAGACCCTCGCACCCTGACCCAGTTCCTCAGCCCGTGGTCCGGGCCAGGCCCCCTGCAATGCAGGCCTCACCAGCCCCCAGACCTCCACGCCCCACCTCATCCCAGAGTGTGCAAAGGCCACACATGCCTCCAGAGGTCCTGAGCATGTTTGCTCCCAAATCCTCTTTACGCGCTGAGGGTGTCACAGTGCAGTTCTCTGGCAAAGGAACAACGGAAGAAACCAGACGAGATGCCTTGCGTAAACTGGGACTGCTTAGAAAAACGTCGTAA
- the echdc3 gene encoding enoyl-CoA hydratase domain-containing protein 3, mitochondrial has protein sequence MFISLRSMSEVAFRRLASLTWVRRHFLRSSQRILSTQTTPPLTIREQEDGIRRIVLNNPKKRNALSLAMLTSLREDILTDVDNVDLRVIIISARGPVFSSGHDLKELTSSHGRDHHTSVFRACSEVMTLIQDLPVPVIAMVNGIATAAGCQLVASCDIAVATEKSTFATPGVNVGLFCSTPGVALGRAVPRKVAMEMLFTGRPITAQEALLHGLVSKVVSEERLEEEALGMARRVCESSRPVVALGKAAFQRQMAQSRDAAYATAAAVMVENLALRDGQEGITAFLEKRRPMWTNSTERAHD, from the exons ATGTTTATTTCCCTGAGAAGTATGTCTGAAGTAGCGTTTCGCAGGTTAGCGAGCCTCACCTGGGTAAGAAGGCATTTTTTGAGGTCTTCGCAAAGGATACTCAGCACTCAAACCACTCCACCACTGACCATACGCGAGCAAGAGGATGGAATAAG GAGGATCGTTTTGAATAACCCAAAGAAGAGGAATGCCTTATCTCTGGCCATGCTAACCTCTCTGCGGGAAGACATCCTGACTGATGTCGACAACGTGGACCTCAGAGTCATCATAATATCAG CTCGGGGTCCTGTGTTCTCTTCAGGTCATGACCTTAAGGAGCTGACATCGTCACACGGCAGGGACCATCACACTAGTGTGTTTCGTGCTTGCTCAGAG GTCATGACCCTGATCCAGGATCTACCAGTACCTGTGATCGCCATGGTGAATGGCATTGCTACAGCAGCAGGCTGCCAGTTAGTTGCCAGTTGCGACATTGCTGTGGCAACAGAGAAGTCTACCTTCGCAACCCCCGGTGTGAATGTCGGCTTGTTCTGCTCCACTCCGGGAGTGGCGCTCGGGAGAGCGGTGCCCAGGAAG gTGGCGATGGAGATGTTGTTCACAGGCCGCCCCATCACGGCGCAGGAGGCTCTGCTTCACGGGCTGGTGAGTAAGGTGGTGAGCGAGGAGCGTCTGGAGGAGGAGGCGCTGGGCATGGCGCGGAGGGTGTGCGAGTCCAGCCGGCCAGTCGTGGCTCTGGGGAAAGCGGCGTTCCAAAGGCAGATGGCGCAAAGCCGCGATGCCGCGTACGCCACCGCCGCGGCCGTCATGGTAGAGAACCTGGCGCTGCGAGACGGGCAAGAGGGCATCACAGCCTTCCTGGAGAAACGCAGGCCAATGTGGACCAACAGCACGGAGAGAGCCCACGACTGA
- the fbxo7 gene encoding F-box only protein 7 — protein sequence MKIRVKINKQTSRVELEGTDPTLTELSLLVKEVVLPSTGLSADTEFTLSLNGKEALVDTGQTLSSCGVVSGDMICVVLPQNSPPSSLAPPTCPQTLSTQQSRSVLAMERSSEEAGPSSSSSKHMNDPEPEDGMAEVEDAEGLSAPFVPEPMLCCEAEEGRIPHSLAVLFRAARCQCASDCLLVASHLLLLETGFLPQGCDVKTGEMPSGWRAAGGVYRLQYTHPLCENSTALVVAVPMGQTLVLNATLKTSSAVESAWKLVLKPDAYITGAWPGENVEAVYKDLQKLSRVFKDQLAYPLIATAREVLGLPALFGLAALPPELLLRIFRLLDVRSLLSLSAVCTHLHSATQDPAIWRHILHRDFRVCIRADTEHRDTDWKELYKKRFSQRKMMCLSSIRCYPYPVFPFNPIPVPPAPFYPPGIIGGEYDERPFPQGILPRPRYDPIGPLPRHEPGVGIPTGRRSLRPGGSRPADIRRGFI from the exons ATGAAGATACGGGTGAAGATCAACAAGCAGACCAGCCGGGTGGAGCTGGAGGGAACGGATCCAACCCTGACAGAACTTAGCCTCTTAGTGAAGGAGGTTGTGTTGCCTTCGACTGGTCTAAG TGCTGACACAGAATTCACTCTGTCCCTGAATGGGAAGGAGGCTCTGGTGGACACAGGGCAGACCCTCTCCTCGTGCGGGGTGGTGTCTGGGGACATGATCTGCGTGGTTCTGCCTCAGAACAGCCCTCCATCCAGcttagccccgcccacctgccCCCAGACTCTGAGCACCCAGCAGAGTCGGTCCGTGTTAGCCATGGAGCGCTCCAGTGAAGAG GCAGGccccagcagcagcagcagcaagcACATGAATGATCCTGAGCCCGAGGACGGGATGGCGGAAGTGGAGGATGCGGAGGGGCTGTCGGCACCCTTCGTCCCTGAGCCCATGCTGTGCTGTGAGGCAGAGGAGGGCAGGATTCCTCACTCGCTGGCTGTGCTCTTCCGGGCCGCGCGGTGCCAGTGCGCCTCCGACTGCCTGCTGGTGGCGAGTCACTTGCTGCTCCTGGAAACCGGCTTCCTGCCACAG GGTTGTGATGTCAAGACGGGAGAGATGCCCTCAGGCTGGCGTGCGGCAGGAGGCGTTTACAGACTGCAGTACACCCACCCACTCTGTGAAAACAGCACGGCATTGGTGGTCGCCGTGCCGATGGGCCAAACGCTCGTCCTTAATG CCACTCTGAAGACGAGCAGCGCAGTGGAGAGTGCATGGAAGTTGGTGCTGAAACCAGATGCATACATCACTGGGGCGTGGCCAG GTGAAAATGTGGAAGCTGTCTACAAAGACTTGCAGAAGCTCTCTCGTGTTTTTAAAGACCAGCTGGCCTACCCACTCATTGCCACTGCTAGAGAAG TGCTGGGACTGCCTGCACTGTTTGGTCTGGCTGCGCTGCCTCCTGAGCTGCTGCTGAGGATCTTCCGGCTGTTGGACGTGCGTTCCCTCCTTTCACTGTCGGCGGTCTGCACACACTTGCACTCCGCCACGCAGGACCCCGCCATCTGGAGACACATCCTGCATCGTGATTTCAGAG TGTGTATTCGAGCCGACACTgagcacagagacacagactggAAAGAG CTTTACAAAAAGAGATTCAGTCAGAGGAAGATGATGTGCTTATCCAGTATCCGATGTTACCCCTACCCCGTTTTCCCTTTCAACCCCATCCCTGTGCCCCCTGCTCCTTTCTACCCTCCTGGCATCATCGGTGGAGAGTACGATGAGAGACCTTTCCCACAAGGGATCCTGCCCCGCCCACGCTACGACCCAATTGGCCCTCTACCACGTCATGAGCCAGGTGTTGGGATCCCCACTGGTCGGCGTTCATTGAGGCCAGGTGGGAGCAGACCAGCTGACATCAGGAGAGGTTTCATCTGA